The Spirochaetota bacterium genomic sequence GTTCTCGTAATTTCTTGCGGTAAAAACCAGCGGGCGGTTGTCCGCCACAAGATAAAACGGCAGGACGAGCTTTCTCCTGAGGGTCCCGAAGACAGCGCTTTTATTATAGGGGCTCGTTTGCAGGGGAAGCTCGATCATGAGTATGGATGACGGCAGGAATGGCACCACCTGCGTGCCATCGGTCCCCTGCAGCTCCTGAACAACGTCTGACACTAGATAACTGAGCAGAACAAAGAACAGGGCGCGCGGCTCTTCGCCTTCTTTCAGGTTGAAGATCTTTTCCAGGAAATGGTCCTCCTGGATATCGTTGGCATCGAGTATCACTCCATCGGGACTTTCAATGATGTCCTTGAATAGCCTGTCATGAAGACCGATGACCAGATTCTCAACATAATACCGCTCAAGGTTCTGGAACGAGGGGACGAGCCCCTTCTCGCTGATATTATAGGACATGATGGCAAAGTGTGAAAGGTTGAGCCGGGCCATGCGATCCTGGATATAGACGTTCAGTGCCCCGTCTATTGATGATCCGGCGGCATCCGGCATTTCAAAAGGGTTGAACGCGACGTTCATCTCCCGGTTGTCATGGAGCATCCGCGCGCGATAATATAGCCGATACAGCCTCAGGTTCAACTCATCTTCGGTAAGATCGTCGATGTCCTCATCATCTCCGTCATAGGCTTCCGCCGACGGCTCATTGATCCTGACCCGGTCCACGAGCTGCCTCAGTTCCTCGTTAAAGGTACGTTCCCGAAGGAGGTTCAGCTGATTTCTCGTGTCTTCTTCGAAGGTTTCCGCAGCTGACCGCGAGGGAGGACCACCGTTGGATACTGGAGGTGGGATGCGTCCGGAATCGTCATCCATCAATTCTTCAGCTTCGCTAGCGCCCTGGGGCTTGGGATCCGGCATGAAATCGTCCTGTCAATATGATAGCTCGAGCATCCGCTCAAGAGCCTTTTTCGCCCTGTCACGTACGTCGGCGGCGACAGATACCTCCGTTTGTTCCTTCTGAAGTCCCTCCAACAGTACCGGCAGGGTTATTTTTTTCATATTGGGGCAAACAAAGGAGTCTGATGCCGGTATGTATTCAATATGGGGCGCGACGCTTTTCAGCTTGTGTATCATTCCGATTTCGGTTCCGACTATGATTTTTCTCTTATCTGTTTTTTTCGCGAATGTTACCATCTGCCCAGTGGAAAGAACCTCATCGGCTATGTCGATCACTTCAGGCCTGCACTCGGGATGGACTATCACCACCGCGTCAGGATGCTTCTCACGAATGGCTACAAGGTCTTCGCGGGTGAACTTTTCATGGGTGGGACAAAAGCCCTTCCAGAGAATTATCTTTTTTTTGGTAAAACGCTGCACATAGCTTCCAAGGTTCTTATCGGGAAGGAATATGATCAGGTCGGCATCGACCCGTTCAACGATCTTCAGGGCATTGGATGATGTGCAGATTACGTCGGAATGGGCTTTCACGGCAGCGGTAGAATTTATATAGGTGATCACCATGGCGCCGGGATGCTTTTCCTTGAGGGCGACCACGTCCTCCGGTTCCACCATATCTGCCATGGGACATCCGGCCGTGGGATCTGGTATGATGACCTTTTTCTTCGGTGAAAGTATGGATGCAGATTCAGCCATGAAATGGACCCCGCAGAACACTATCATGGAAGCGTCGTTCTTCGCAGCCAGCTGGGAAAGCTCCAGCGAATCGCCGCTGAAATCCGCGATATCCTGGATCTCGTCATTCTGGTAGTTATGGGCAAGAATGATCGCATTCTTATCCTTTGCCAGCTTCTTTA encodes the following:
- the nadA gene encoding quinolinate synthase NadA gives rise to the protein MDIAREIKKLAKDKNAIILAHNYQNDEIQDIADFSGDSLELSQLAAKNDASMIVFCGVHFMAESASILSPKKKVIIPDPTAGCPMADMVEPEDVVALKEKHPGAMVITYINSTAAVKAHSDVICTSSNALKIVERVDADLIIFLPDKNLGSYVQRFTKKKIILWKGFCPTHEKFTREDLVAIREKHPDAVVIVHPECRPEVIDIADEVLSTGQMVTFAKKTDKRKIIVGTEIGMIHKLKSVAPHIEYIPASDSFVCPNMKKITLPVLLEGLQKEQTEVSVAADVRDRAKKALERMLELSY